A section of the Prochlorococcus sp. MIT 1341 genome encodes:
- a CDS encoding DUF1156 domain-containing protein, producing MTDYPVKRRKKLIEVAIPLEAINAASAKEKSIRHGHPSTLHLWWARRPLAAARAVIFCQMVDDPSAVPEEFPTEEDQENERLRLFALISELVTWENTTNEEVLNRARAEISRSWKRCCADNAEHPEAAELFNPETLPGFHDPFAGGGALPLEAQRLGLESYASDLNPVAVLINKAMIEIPPKFAGMPPVNPERRLNLDVHQWKGAQGLAEDVRYYGKWMRDEAEKRIGHLYPKVLITPEMVNDPENPRPDLKPYEGQELTVIAWLWARTVKSPNPAFSHVEVPLASTFMLSTKNGKEAYVEPVIEDGDYRFTVKVGKPQNPERAKNGTKVGRGGNFTCLMSNTLIKVSTIRDQGVAGTLGARLMAIVAEGTRGRVYLPPTPEHEAAADSANPPWRPETEINHNPRDIRTQLYGLTNYCDLFTDRQLVALTTFSDLVGEAIQKVRSDALRAGLSDNSTSLRDGGIGVDGYSEAVCTYLAFCLDKMTDTNTCLCSWQVNPPRLRATFGRQALPMVWDYAEANVFGDAAGDFQRCVGSLTEVLDKQTVPVLPGIVDQFDAQRQEISANKIVSTDPPYYDNIGYADLSDFFYVWLRQSLRTLHPNLFATLVVPKAEELVATPYRHNGKEQAEEFFLKGMTEAMHKLAIQTHAGFPISIYYAFKQSETKALQGTASTGWETFLAAVIDAGLAITGTWPMRSELATRNVGRGTNALASSIVLVCHSRNRDSDVLSRTAFRRELRKHLPEAIKELERANIAPVDVAQAAIGPGIAIFSQAKAVLNSDDSSMSVRDALIEINEALDEYLAEDEGSFDADTCFALTFFESYGYEERPYGDAEGLAIARNVSVQGVADAGILRAIAGKVQLLRREQLDADWDPSSDGRLCVWEATQHLIKKLEVGGEASAAALLAQLKNLLGQGELVANCRALAYRLFNHCEKTKQTEEARAYNGLVIAWPELERLAASQSSESAVQTTLI from the coding sequence ACCACCAATGAGGAGGTGTTGAACCGGGCGCGGGCAGAGATCAGCCGCAGCTGGAAGCGTTGCTGCGCCGATAACGCCGAGCACCCTGAGGCAGCTGAGCTGTTCAACCCGGAGACGCTGCCAGGTTTCCACGATCCCTTCGCGGGGGGTGGGGCCTTGCCGCTAGAGGCGCAGCGCCTGGGACTGGAGAGCTACGCCAGTGATCTGAACCCGGTAGCAGTGCTGATCAACAAAGCAATGATCGAGATACCGCCGAAGTTTGCGGGGATGCCGCCGGTGAACCCGGAGAGGAGGCTCAACCTTGATGTGCACCAGTGGAAGGGCGCCCAGGGCTTGGCGGAAGACGTGCGCTACTACGGCAAATGGATGCGCGATGAAGCCGAAAAGCGCATCGGTCACCTCTATCCGAAGGTGCTGATCACCCCGGAGATGGTGAACGATCCGGAGAATCCGCGCCCGGATCTCAAGCCTTACGAAGGACAGGAACTCACCGTGATCGCCTGGCTCTGGGCGCGCACCGTGAAGAGCCCAAACCCGGCTTTCTCCCATGTGGAAGTGCCTCTGGCTTCCACCTTCATGCTCTCCACCAAGAACGGCAAGGAGGCCTATGTCGAGCCGGTGATCGAGGACGGCGACTATCGCTTCACTGTGAAGGTCGGCAAGCCACAGAATCCGGAGAGGGCGAAGAACGGCACAAAGGTTGGCAGAGGAGGAAACTTCACATGTCTGATGTCAAACACGCTTATTAAGGTTTCAACTATTCGTGACCAAGGTGTTGCCGGGACTTTGGGTGCGCGGCTGATGGCAATCGTCGCTGAGGGTACGCGCGGACGCGTCTATCTTCCTCCGACACCGGAGCACGAAGCAGCGGCAGATAGTGCGAATCCGCCATGGAGACCTGAGACCGAGATTAACCACAATCCGCGCGACATCCGCACTCAGCTCTACGGTCTCACCAACTACTGCGACCTCTTCACAGATCGCCAGCTAGTGGCACTCACCACCTTCTCCGATCTCGTGGGCGAAGCGATACAAAAAGTTCGCAGTGATGCTCTTCGAGCGGGACTATCTGATAACTCCACATCTCTGCGTGATGGCGGCATTGGCGTCGATGGGTACTCGGAAGCAGTCTGCACCTATCTTGCCTTCTGTCTTGACAAAATGACAGACACGAATACTTGCTTATGCAGCTGGCAGGTCAATCCGCCCAGGCTGAGGGCAACTTTTGGGAGGCAGGCTTTACCCATGGTCTGGGATTATGCGGAGGCCAATGTTTTTGGCGACGCAGCTGGTGACTTCCAAAGATGTGTCGGCTCTCTCACAGAGGTCTTAGACAAACAAACAGTTCCTGTTTTGCCAGGAATAGTCGATCAGTTCGATGCGCAGAGACAGGAAATTAGCGCAAATAAAATAGTGTCGACCGACCCTCCATATTATGACAATATTGGCTATGCAGACCTTTCAGATTTTTTCTATGTCTGGCTGCGTCAATCACTCCGTACACTCCATCCAAACCTGTTCGCCACACTTGTTGTTCCAAAAGCAGAGGAGTTAGTTGCTACGCCGTATCGCCACAACGGCAAGGAGCAAGCCGAAGAGTTCTTCCTAAAGGGCATGACTGAGGCAATGCATAAGCTCGCCATACAGACTCATGCAGGCTTCCCAATCAGCATCTATTACGCCTTTAAGCAATCTGAAACGAAAGCATTGCAAGGCACAGCAAGTACTGGCTGGGAAACATTTTTGGCAGCCGTCATTGATGCTGGGCTAGCCATCACTGGTACTTGGCCGATGCGATCGGAGCTCGCAACTCGGAATGTTGGCAGAGGCACAAATGCTCTCGCCTCAAGTATAGTTCTGGTTTGCCACAGCAGGAATAGAGATTCAGACGTACTTTCTCGTACTGCCTTCCGCCGCGAGCTACGAAAGCATCTGCCCGAGGCAATCAAAGAGCTAGAACGCGCCAATATTGCACCTGTAGATGTTGCTCAAGCGGCAATTGGGCCTGGCATAGCAATTTTCAGCCAAGCCAAAGCTGTTCTTAACTCTGACGACTCCTCAATGAGTGTCAGGGATGCGCTGATTGAAATCAACGAGGCGCTCGATGAATACCTGGCCGAAGATGAAGGCTCCTTTGACGCAGACACATGCTTCGCACTCACTTTCTTCGAGAGTTATGGCTACGAAGAACGCCCTTATGGCGATGCTGAAGGCTTAGCAATAGCGAGGAATGTCTCGGTTCAGGGTGTTGCCGATGCGGGGATTCTGAGGGCTATCGCTGGCAAAGTTCAATTGCTTCGCCGTGAGCAACTTGATGCCGATTGGGACCCATCAAGTGATGGCCGCCTATGCGTATGGGAAGCCACTCAGCACTTGATCAAAAAGCTAGAGGTAGGTGGCGAAGCATCTGCCGCGGCCCTTCTTGCACAGCTCAAGAATCTTCTTGGGCAAGGAGAGCTGGTCGCGAACTGTCGTGCTCTTGCTTACCGCCTCTTCAACCACTGCGAGAAGACAAAGCAAACAGAGGAAGCTCGTGCTTACAACGGGCTCGTGATCGCTTGGCCAGAACTTGAACGGCTAGCAGCTTCTCAATCTTCTGAATCCGCTGTTCAGACCACCCTGATCTGA
- a CDS encoding DUF499 domain-containing protein has protein sequence MALSNRDRIGKALDQLAAGLLPYVSLQLYNSVGSDWQDRLPPQANNLQDVSVLLKLFMEHWGLVFKKLLSNSDRAYVSELLEARNKWAHAEAMSSDDVDRYLDTAVRLCRNINATDQAETIRSLREELQQQVYTERARNKTRYQATIANQVQSGLKPWREVITPHPDVISGKYQQAEFAADLDLVQRGVGSSEYTDPEEFYRRTFITDGLRDLLKIALQRFNSQGGEPVIELQTNFGGGKTHSMLALYHLCSGVPLASLPGLDQVCSELGINSVPKASRAVLVGTAFNPSKTDTKPDGTEVHTLWGELAWQLGGASGYAEIAESDKRQVPPGARALAALFEAHGPCLILLDEWVAYARNLVSQGDLPAGTFDAQLSFAQQLTEATKQVSNALLLISVPQSRNEIGGSDGQIACDGLKNVVTRLAYQWRPATGNESYEIVRRRLFEPIATSEDGANRDAVVRSFTDLYAVNKADFPSEAREPGYRDLLTSAYPIHPELFERLYEDWSTLDRFQRTRGVLRLLALTIEGLWSGDSKDLLIMPSSMPIDDNDVKNELVRFLDNQWEPIISQDVDGGQSVPTRLDAENPNFGRVSACKRVARSLYMGTAPGANRERKGINDQRVKLACVMPGEPIAVFGDALRRLGDRGRYIQQDGDRYWIDTSPNLNRTAEDYRESYLRQKDELLAELNQLLAKEASKRGRFDGVHAAQIETSGIPDEATTRLVLLAAQYPYKRNQDTSPAREWVSSCLQSKGNSPRQFQNTLVFLAPDEQNLDNLFQALADRRAWQRVIDEKLLLQITVNQENQAATKIQEAVEAIALRIPETWSYLLVPYQSQPGPQGADWDEKRLSGGKGSLAERATEKCIQEDLLAAQLGARAIKEKLNAFLWRDRPHVEVRELVEWCRKYLYLPRISTDQVILDALVNPQAAMTGEETFHLADSVDQASGRYAGLRPQEASSTQLPTLNSLVVKNEVALQQLASATLIDVVDVSLRPVSSTSTAHRATSADTSSANVAPPQPEAPAKPQLPTRFVASVKLDSTRASLQMSTFMEEVMSHLQALDGADVEMTLEVQVRAPAGIDEQTARIVLENSVALKVENPGLY, from the coding sequence ATGGCTCTCTCCAACCGCGACCGCATCGGCAAGGCCCTTGATCAGCTCGCTGCTGGTCTGCTGCCCTATGTCTCCCTCCAGCTCTACAACTCTGTTGGCAGCGACTGGCAAGACCGCCTACCTCCACAAGCCAACAACCTCCAAGACGTCTCAGTCCTCCTGAAGCTCTTCATGGAGCACTGGGGGCTGGTCTTCAAGAAGTTGCTCAGCAACTCGGATCGCGCCTATGTGAGTGAGCTTTTAGAGGCTCGCAATAAGTGGGCCCATGCCGAGGCGATGTCTTCGGATGACGTCGATCGTTATCTCGACACCGCTGTTCGTCTCTGCCGCAACATCAACGCCACCGATCAGGCGGAGACAATTCGTTCTCTGCGAGAAGAGCTCCAACAGCAGGTTTACACGGAACGGGCGCGCAACAAGACCCGGTATCAAGCCACCATTGCCAACCAGGTTCAGTCAGGTCTGAAGCCATGGCGTGAGGTGATCACTCCCCACCCAGATGTGATCAGCGGGAAGTACCAGCAGGCCGAATTTGCTGCTGATCTGGATCTTGTTCAGAGAGGTGTGGGCAGCTCGGAGTACACCGATCCAGAGGAGTTTTATCGACGCACCTTCATCACCGATGGCCTTAGGGATCTGCTGAAGATAGCTCTGCAGCGCTTCAACAGCCAGGGCGGCGAGCCCGTAATCGAGCTGCAAACCAACTTCGGTGGCGGCAAGACCCACTCGATGTTGGCGCTCTATCACTTGTGTTCCGGCGTCCCCTTGGCATCCCTCCCTGGTCTTGACCAGGTCTGCAGTGAGCTTGGGATCAACAGTGTTCCTAAGGCTTCAAGAGCCGTCTTGGTGGGCACAGCCTTCAACCCTTCCAAGACCGATACCAAGCCCGATGGCACCGAGGTCCACACCCTCTGGGGTGAACTCGCTTGGCAGCTTGGAGGTGCCTCCGGTTATGCCGAGATCGCAGAGAGTGACAAGCGTCAGGTCCCCCCTGGTGCCCGGGCACTTGCAGCACTATTCGAGGCCCATGGCCCGTGTTTGATCCTTCTTGATGAGTGGGTGGCCTATGCCCGCAACCTCGTCTCGCAGGGTGACTTACCGGCTGGCACATTCGACGCCCAGTTGTCGTTTGCGCAGCAGCTCACCGAAGCCACCAAACAGGTCTCGAACGCTCTCTTGTTGATCTCTGTTCCTCAAAGCCGCAATGAAATCGGTGGCAGTGATGGTCAGATCGCATGTGATGGCTTGAAGAACGTGGTCACGCGTCTCGCCTATCAGTGGCGTCCTGCGACAGGGAACGAAAGCTACGAGATCGTCCGTCGACGACTGTTCGAGCCGATCGCGACCAGTGAAGACGGGGCCAATCGAGATGCAGTAGTTCGGTCGTTCACCGACCTCTACGCAGTGAATAAGGCCGACTTCCCTTCCGAGGCGCGAGAGCCCGGCTACCGAGATCTGCTCACCTCGGCTTATCCGATTCACCCAGAACTGTTCGAGCGTCTCTACGAAGACTGGAGCACCCTCGATCGTTTCCAACGCACGCGTGGTGTCTTGCGCTTGCTTGCTCTCACAATCGAAGGTCTTTGGAGCGGCGACAGCAAGGACTTGCTGATCATGCCCAGCTCAATGCCGATCGATGACAACGACGTCAAGAACGAGCTGGTGCGTTTCTTGGATAACCAGTGGGAGCCAATCATTTCCCAAGACGTCGATGGCGGCCAATCAGTGCCAACTCGCCTCGATGCAGAGAACCCCAACTTCGGCCGGGTGAGTGCCTGCAAGCGTGTCGCCAGAAGCCTGTACATGGGCACTGCGCCTGGAGCCAACCGTGAGCGCAAAGGCATCAACGACCAACGCGTGAAGCTCGCCTGCGTCATGCCAGGAGAACCCATTGCTGTTTTCGGTGATGCCTTGCGGCGTCTTGGAGATCGCGGTCGCTACATCCAGCAAGACGGCGATCGCTATTGGATCGACACCAGCCCCAATCTCAACCGCACAGCCGAGGACTACAGGGAGAGCTATCTGCGCCAAAAGGACGAGCTGCTGGCTGAGCTAAACCAACTGCTGGCGAAGGAAGCCTCCAAGCGCGGACGATTTGATGGCGTCCACGCAGCCCAGATCGAAACCAGCGGCATCCCAGATGAAGCCACAACGCGTTTGGTTCTGCTGGCCGCCCAGTACCCCTACAAGCGCAATCAGGACACCAGCCCTGCACGTGAGTGGGTCAGCAGTTGCCTGCAAAGCAAGGGGAACAGCCCGAGGCAGTTTCAGAACACGCTGGTGTTCCTCGCTCCGGACGAGCAGAACCTCGACAACCTCTTTCAAGCGCTAGCCGACAGACGTGCGTGGCAACGGGTGATCGACGAGAAGCTGCTACTGCAGATCACCGTCAACCAGGAAAACCAGGCCGCGACCAAGATCCAGGAGGCAGTGGAGGCAATCGCTCTACGAATTCCAGAGACTTGGTCTTATCTCTTGGTGCCCTACCAAAGTCAGCCCGGTCCCCAGGGAGCTGATTGGGATGAAAAGCGCCTGAGTGGTGGCAAAGGCTCACTAGCTGAGCGAGCGACTGAGAAATGCATTCAGGAAGACCTGCTTGCAGCTCAGCTCGGTGCACGGGCGATCAAAGAGAAGCTCAATGCGTTCCTCTGGCGTGACCGTCCGCATGTCGAGGTACGTGAGTTGGTGGAGTGGTGCCGAAAGTACCTCTACCTGCCGCGCATCAGCACCGATCAGGTGATCCTCGATGCCTTGGTGAACCCGCAAGCAGCGATGACTGGAGAGGAGACCTTCCACCTTGCTGATTCCGTTGATCAGGCATCGGGTCGCTATGCAGGCCTTCGACCTCAAGAAGCTTCCAGCACTCAATTGCCAACGCTGAACAGCCTGGTCGTCAAAAACGAAGTGGCCCTGCAGCAACTTGCTTCTGCGACTCTCATTGATGTCGTAGACGTATCTCTTAGACCCGTGTCGTCCACTTCGACTGCACATAGAGCAACGTCAGCAGACACTTCGTCCGCGAATGTGGCACCACCTCAACCAGAAGCACCTGCGAAGCCTCAACTGCCAACGCGCTTTGTCGCATCAGTGAAGCTCGACTCAACAAGGGCCAGCCTTCAGATGAGCACCTTCATGGAAGAGGTGATGTCGCATCTCCAGGCTTTGGATGGTGCCGACGTTGAGATGACTTTGGAAGTCCAGGTCAGAGCTCCTGCTGGTATCGATGAGCAGACAGCGCGGATCGTGCTGGAGAACTCAGTAGCGTTGAAGGTAGAAAACCCAGGGCTCTACTAA
- a CDS encoding tetratricopeptide repeat protein, whose amino-acid sequence MYLGDMLNNTYVGKEDYDAWKEGRAKEESGDTPEAIEQYTLAIEINPRNKYAWNSRGYAKCFYLDDKNGAIDDFNQAIEIDPKDPLLYGNRGNAKHLLDQNKEAVIDFSKAISLSIAIGETISNSWVGKSSYRGEIYFKRGMANGSIKEFRDSINDFTEALEAGVEIPSSYFFRGLSKSLLEDRDGAAEDWIKAAGLGNEDAPESLKNYCIDLINLGIEKQEKGDYVGALKDFNKAIEIKSDDGLYFYFRGTCLNESNDYQGALRDFNQAIEMVPDNIDSYFNRAVVKKKLNDLKGACEDWKKAAELGDEEAAELLKEHCE is encoded by the coding sequence ATGTACTTAGGCGATATGCTCAATAACACTTATGTGGGGAAAGAAGACTACGATGCTTGGAAAGAAGGGAGAGCAAAAGAAGAGTCAGGAGATACACCTGAAGCGATTGAACAATATACTTTAGCAATAGAAATTAACCCTAGAAATAAATATGCTTGGAATAGTCGAGGTTATGCAAAGTGTTTCTATCTAGATGATAAAAATGGAGCAATAGATGATTTCAATCAAGCGATAGAAATTGATCCCAAGGATCCTCTTTTATATGGGAATAGAGGGAATGCAAAGCACTTGCTAGATCAAAATAAGGAGGCAGTAATTGATTTTTCAAAGGCAATTAGTTTGTCGATAGCAATAGGAGAAACTATAAGTAATTCTTGGGTTGGTAAATCAAGTTATCGAGGTGAAATATATTTTAAACGAGGTATGGCAAATGGATCAATCAAAGAATTTCGAGATTCAATAAATGACTTTACAGAGGCATTAGAAGCAGGCGTAGAAATACCAAGTTCTTATTTCTTCAGAGGACTTTCCAAATCGTTACTTGAAGACCGCGATGGCGCTGCCGAAGATTGGATAAAAGCAGCAGGATTAGGTAATGAAGATGCTCCTGAGTCATTAAAGAATTATTGTATTGACCTTATAAATCTTGGTATTGAAAAGCAAGAAAAAGGTGATTATGTAGGTGCACTTAAGGATTTCAACAAAGCGATAGAAATCAAATCTGATGACGGACTGTATTTCTACTTTCGTGGTACTTGTTTAAATGAATCAAACGATTATCAAGGTGCTCTTAGGGACTTCAATCAAGCGATAGAAATGGTTCCCGATAATATCGATTCTTATTTTAATCGAGCGGTAGTAAAGAAGAAATTAAATGATCTCAAAGGAGCATGTGAAGATTGGAAGAAAGCAGCAGAATTAGGAGATGAAGAGGCAGCAGAACTATTGAAGGAGCATTGCGAATGA
- a CDS encoding tetratricopeptide repeat protein encodes MTNPTDKPLVGQELLDKIKELGDSNYSDIVRACGYVSTFQDGTERLDLVDFRVAMLKAKGVKSANINLLEIDAGDERYWELGRAKEITGDYKGAVEDYNKAIEINPENTHALNSRGYLKSTLGDYKGAVEDYNKAINVDPNDTVPYRNCANAKYDMGDPSGAITTYNKLIELDPICYFYYIQRGAIKIELEDNKGALYDYDKAIEIISNHKDKARYDWLDDPRIDTMYHYRATIKFKLKDFEGAVSDHKKAIDLNPNYHETYYASGRAKSELGDHQGAISDYSKAIEINPNHAFTYYERARVKGNTGDIKGAIDDLTKKIELDPQGKSIYAIRGALKKEQGDLKGACEDWKVAAESGNKRAAEWLQEHCQ; translated from the coding sequence ATGACTAATCCAACGGATAAACCTCTTGTTGGTCAAGAGTTACTAGACAAAATCAAAGAACTTGGCGATTCAAATTACTCAGATATTGTGCGTGCCTGCGGATATGTTTCAACTTTTCAAGATGGTACTGAGCGACTAGATCTTGTTGACTTCCGTGTCGCAATGTTAAAAGCAAAAGGAGTAAAAAGTGCCAATATTAATCTTCTTGAGATTGATGCAGGCGACGAACGATATTGGGAATTAGGGCGTGCTAAAGAAATAACTGGTGACTATAAAGGTGCTGTTGAGGACTACAACAAGGCGATAGAGATAAACCCCGAAAATACACATGCTTTAAATAGTCGTGGTTATTTGAAATCAACTCTTGGTGACTATAAAGGTGCTGTTGAGGACTACAACAAGGCGATAAATGTTGATCCAAATGACACTGTCCCTTACAGAAACTGTGCTAATGCAAAGTATGATATGGGTGATCCTTCAGGTGCAATAACTACCTACAATAAATTAATAGAGTTAGATCCAATTTGTTATTTTTATTATATTCAAAGAGGTGCAATTAAAATCGAATTAGAAGATAATAAAGGAGCACTATATGATTATGACAAGGCAATAGAGATTATTAGTAATCACAAAGACAAAGCAAGATATGATTGGTTAGATGATCCTAGAATAGACACTATGTATCATTACCGTGCGACCATTAAATTTAAATTAAAGGATTTTGAAGGTGCAGTATCTGATCATAAAAAGGCAATAGATTTAAACCCTAATTATCATGAGACATACTATGCAAGTGGTCGTGCTAAGAGTGAGTTAGGTGATCATCAAGGAGCAATATCTGATTACAGCAAGGCAATAGAAATTAATCCTAATCATGCTTTTACTTACTATGAGCGCGCCAGAGTAAAAGGGAATACAGGTGATATTAAAGGAGCAATTGATGATTTGACTAAAAAAATAGAACTTGATCCGCAGGGCAAGAGCATCTATGCAATTCGCGGTGCTTTAAAGAAAGAGCAGGGCGACCTAAAAGGTGCATGTGAAGATTGGAAAGTAGCAGCAGAGTCAGGCAACAAACGTGCTGCCGAATGGTTGCAGGAACATTGCCAATGA
- a CDS encoding tetratricopeptide repeat protein, which produces MTSDFFKNLQKAKALDAERKAAVEKKLDAERKARVEKFLAEKKEAAKYLDSGCDKDEKKDSQGAIEDYTKAIKIYPTYTEAYANRGCAKEELGDQAGALADWKKAADLGDKEAAKWIKEVEDKTGITQERELTREKREKIVAKAKKEGFDWVSKPQIATFEPEELILLIQLEKEADPAQVDWFNKHPNLIEGLHRHMGDEPLIETESSKQKKVVEKYNFEINDWQLNIYKAAFANEAKEFLKAWNDDAGGKDHGEAIIYDPSGDGRFCCWDEQHGGTIYVPKRCMLADPDFYDIEAWEEVDKDYCVDLGLLSEEDSWEDFVQECKKTGGIGAEPMMATYVLRLSYLDANGEDDGFVDDNDLIESCGAHFEDLHEDSRWHDG; this is translated from the coding sequence ATGACTAGTGACTTCTTTAAAAACCTCCAAAAAGCCAAGGCGCTAGATGCTGAACGAAAAGCAGCAGTTGAGAAGAAGTTGGATGCTGAGCGAAAAGCAAGAGTTGAGAAATTCCTTGCAGAGAAAAAAGAAGCCGCCAAATATCTTGATAGTGGTTGTGACAAAGATGAGAAGAAAGATTCTCAAGGTGCAATTGAGGATTACACCAAGGCAATAAAAATCTATCCAACGTATACCGAAGCATATGCCAATCGAGGATGCGCTAAGGAAGAGTTAGGCGATCAAGCAGGAGCACTGGCTGATTGGAAAAAAGCGGCAGATTTAGGAGACAAGGAAGCAGCAAAGTGGATTAAAGAAGTAGAAGATAAAACTGGAATAACACAAGAGCGGGAATTAACGAGAGAAAAACGTGAAAAGATTGTTGCTAAAGCAAAGAAAGAAGGATTTGATTGGGTTTCAAAACCCCAAATTGCAACATTTGAACCTGAAGAACTAATACTTCTAATTCAATTAGAAAAAGAAGCTGATCCAGCGCAAGTCGATTGGTTTAATAAACACCCTAATTTAATTGAAGGTCTGCATAGACATATGGGGGACGAACCTCTAATTGAAACAGAAAGCTCAAAGCAAAAAAAAGTTGTAGAAAAATATAATTTTGAAATTAATGACTGGCAACTCAATATTTATAAAGCTGCCTTTGCAAATGAGGCTAAAGAATTTTTAAAAGCCTGGAATGATGATGCAGGAGGCAAAGATCATGGAGAAGCAATTATTTATGACCCTTCTGGTGACGGGAGGTTTTGTTGTTGGGACGAACAACATGGGGGGACTATCTATGTTCCTAAAAGATGCATGCTTGCAGACCCAGACTTCTACGATATTGAAGCTTGGGAAGAAGTCGATAAAGATTATTGTGTAGACCTTGGTCTTCTAAGTGAGGAAGACTCATGGGAAGATTTCGTTCAAGAATGTAAAAAGACAGGTGGAATTGGAGCCGAGCCAATGATGGCTACATATGTGTTGCGGTTGTCTTATCTAGATGCAAACGGAGAGGATGATGGCTTTGTAGATGACAATGATTTAATTGAATCGTGTGGTGCTCACTTTGAAGACCTCCATGAGGATTCACGTTGGCATGATGGTTAA
- a CDS encoding PD-(D/E)XK nuclease family protein, whose translation MIELKRNGKKEPVKATGVRARETSSYTPNQTADFKISRGRFSNFLTCKRCFYLDRVMGLDPPGTPGWTLNETTDLLLKKEFDECRESQTPHRLFASNGLGHVVPFDHPEMDNWRNSLHRGLMLRHKDTSIILTGGVDDIWQDTRTKQLIVVDYKSQAKNGLVSKQEYLDDPYHEGYKLQMNFYAYLLKGMGFDVHPTSYFLVCNAKRDDDGFHKTMNFDEYLVPYNWTIDGLEKEIDEMVALMNQHEIPEPNECCKNCAYADQYAKAVHLAGNSGGQSIQRTLFS comes from the coding sequence ATGATCGAGCTCAAAAGAAACGGCAAAAAAGAACCTGTAAAAGCAACTGGAGTTCGTGCCAGAGAGACTTCTTCTTATACCCCAAATCAAACAGCAGATTTCAAGATCAGTAGAGGTCGTTTCTCAAACTTCCTGACTTGTAAAAGATGCTTCTATCTAGATCGAGTCATGGGTCTTGATCCGCCTGGAACGCCAGGTTGGACTCTCAATGAAACAACTGACCTTCTACTTAAAAAAGAGTTTGATGAGTGCAGAGAATCCCAGACACCACATCGTTTATTTGCTTCTAATGGATTAGGTCATGTAGTTCCTTTTGATCATCCAGAAATGGACAACTGGAGGAACTCTCTCCATCGTGGATTGATGCTTAGACACAAAGACACCAGCATCATTTTGACGGGTGGTGTAGACGATATTTGGCAGGACACAAGAACTAAACAATTGATAGTTGTCGACTACAAATCTCAAGCAAAGAATGGACTAGTAAGCAAACAGGAATATCTAGATGATCCATATCATGAGGGATACAAACTTCAGATGAACTTCTATGCCTACCTACTTAAAGGAATGGGATTTGATGTTCATCCAACGTCTTACTTCTTGGTGTGTAATGCCAAGAGAGATGATGATGGATTTCATAAGACGATGAACTTTGATGAGTATCTCGTTCCCTATAACTGGACGATTGACGGACTCGAAAAGGAAATTGATGAGATGGTTGCTCTGATGAATCAACACGAAATTCCTGAACCTAATGAATGTTGTAAAAACTGTGCTTATGCAGATCAATATGCAAAAGCAGTTCATCTAGCAGGTAACAGTGGCGGTCAGAGTATTCAAAGAACGCTATTTTCTTAA
- a CDS encoding c-type cytochrome → MRILLSSFLALCIGIFAPQMAIADGAGTFSANCAACHAAGGNLVNPERTLSQADLKSFLANYESDHEAAIVAQVTNGKNAMPSFNGVLTASEISEVAAYVESQSSKGWG, encoded by the coding sequence ATGAGAATTCTCCTCTCAAGCTTTTTGGCTCTTTGTATAGGGATCTTCGCTCCACAGATGGCAATAGCAGATGGAGCGGGAACTTTTTCGGCGAATTGTGCTGCCTGTCATGCGGCTGGAGGAAATTTAGTCAACCCAGAAAGAACTCTTTCACAAGCTGATTTAAAAAGCTTTTTAGCTAACTACGAATCAGACCATGAAGCTGCGATTGTTGCTCAAGTAACCAATGGTAAAAATGCAATGCCATCTTTCAATGGTGTTTTGACAGCATCCGAGATAAGCGAAGTTGCAGCTTATGTTGAATCCCAGTCTTCCAAAGGATGGGGTTAA